In Elusimicrobiota bacterium, the genomic stretch AACGCTCGCGGGTCTTCAGGTCCGCGGGCGAGAACTTCCAGTTCTTGGCCGGGTCGTCGAGCCTTTCCTGCAGGCGGGCCTTCTGCTCGTCCTTGGAGATATTAAGGAAGAACTTGAGGACCACCGTGCCCTGGTCCGCCAGCTTCTTCTCGAAAGCGTTGATCTTGTCGTAGCGGCCCGCGACCTCCTCGGCGGAGAAGGTCTTGTAGACGGTGGGGACCAA encodes the following:
- a CDS encoding polyphosphate kinase 2 family protein, whose amino-acid sequence is LVPTVYKTFSAEEVAGRYDKINAFEKKLADQGTVVLKFFLNISKDEQKARLQERLDDPAKNWKFSPADLKTRERWDEFQQAYGKVLARTSTPWAPWHVIPSNKKWYRNYAVARIIKEALQRMDPQYPKPTFDPKKIHIPD